From the genome of Psychroserpens ponticola, one region includes:
- the fmt gene encoding methionyl-tRNA formyltransferase, whose protein sequence is MSNDTLRIVFMGTPDFAVATLKTLVDANYNIVGVITAPDKPAGRGRKLNESAVKKYAQSEGLNILQPTNLKAESFLEELKALEANLQIIVAFRMLPEVVWSMPKHGTFNLHASLLPNYRGAAPIHWAIINGETKTGVTTFFIDEKIDTGAMILQEEITIEPDETVGTLHDKLMEIGSKLVLKTVQLIEDDAVETTIQPNTEELKTAYKLNKGNCKIDWTLPIDDIYNKIRGLNPFPSAWSDLNNENETVTVKIFKIEKEVETHHLDIGTLLSNKNELKVAVTDGFINIIEIQLPGKRKMNIKSLLNGYHFDKNAKLL, encoded by the coding sequence ATGAGTAACGACACCTTAAGAATCGTATTTATGGGCACACCAGATTTTGCTGTTGCCACATTAAAAACTTTAGTTGATGCCAATTATAACATTGTTGGAGTCATTACAGCTCCAGACAAGCCTGCAGGACGTGGTAGAAAACTAAACGAATCTGCTGTTAAAAAGTATGCACAATCTGAAGGGCTAAACATTTTACAACCTACAAATCTAAAAGCAGAATCTTTTTTAGAAGAATTAAAAGCTTTAGAAGCCAACTTACAAATCATAGTCGCTTTTAGAATGCTTCCAGAGGTTGTTTGGAGCATGCCTAAACATGGCACATTTAATCTTCATGCATCACTGTTACCAAACTACAGAGGCGCAGCACCAATACATTGGGCCATTATTAATGGAGAAACTAAAACTGGTGTAACAACCTTTTTTATAGATGAAAAGATTGACACTGGAGCGATGATTCTTCAAGAGGAAATTACGATTGAACCCGATGAAACAGTTGGAACACTTCATGATAAGCTTATGGAGATTGGTAGTAAACTTGTTTTAAAAACAGTTCAGTTAATTGAAGATGACGCAGTAGAAACTACGATTCAGCCAAATACTGAAGAGTTAAAAACCGCATATAAACTGAATAAGGGCAATTGCAAGATTGATTGGACTTTACCTATTGATGATATTTATAATAAAATTAGAGGCTTAAATCCGTTTCCATCTGCTTGGTCTGACCTTAATAATGAAAATGAAACAGTAACTGTCAAGATTTTTAAAATTGAAAAAGAAGTCGAAACCCATCATTTAGATATTGGAACACTCCTCAGTAATAAAAATGAATTGAAAGTAGCTGTAACTGATGGATTTATAAATATCATAGAAATTCAATTACCTGGTAAACGAAAAATGAATATAAAATCTTTATTAAATGGATATCATTTTGATAAAAACGCAAAACTGCTCTAA
- a CDS encoding HU family DNA-binding protein yields the protein MNKTDLINGMAENAGITKAAAKKALDSLLIDIEGSLQKGNRVSLVGFGSWSVSRRSAREGRNPQTGKTIQIKAKNVVKFKAGSDLGKAVN from the coding sequence ATGAACAAAACAGATTTAATCAATGGAATGGCAGAAAATGCTGGAATTACAAAAGCAGCTGCTAAGAAAGCATTAGATTCATTATTAATCGACATCGAAGGATCTTTACAAAAAGGAAACAGAGTTTCTTTAGTTGGATTCGGTTCTTGGTCAGTTTCTAGAAGATCTGCAAGAGAAGGAAGAAACCCTCAAACTGGTAAGACTATACAAATCAAAGCTAAAAACGTAGTAAAGTTTAAAGCTGGTTCTGATTTAGGTAAAGCTGTAAACTAA
- a CDS encoding YqgE/AlgH family protein, producing MITIKPKKGDLLIAEPSIIGDLSFNRSVILLADYNSQGSIGFILNKPLEYTLQDLIPETQADFKVFNGGPVEQDNLYFIHQVPELIPDSIEISLGIFWGGNFDVVLKLLEENKLSNSDIRFFLGYSGWDSQQLENELLSNSWIITKNVYKEELIEKCCETFWKEKMLELGGNYQLWSNAPENPSYN from the coding sequence ATGATTACCATAAAGCCCAAAAAAGGTGATTTATTAATTGCAGAGCCATCCATAATTGGTGATTTATCTTTTAATAGATCCGTTATACTACTTGCTGATTATAACAGTCAAGGTTCTATTGGTTTTATTTTAAACAAACCATTAGAGTACACCCTTCAGGATTTAATACCCGAAACTCAAGCGGACTTTAAAGTATTTAATGGTGGTCCTGTTGAACAAGACAATTTGTATTTTATACATCAGGTACCAGAATTAATTCCAGATAGTATTGAGATTTCTTTAGGTATTTTTTGGGGCGGAAACTTTGATGTTGTTTTAAAATTACTTGAAGAAAACAAACTCTCAAATTCAGATATACGTTTCTTTCTTGGATATTCAGGATGGGATTCTCAACAACTTGAAAACGAATTACTTTCGAACTCTTGGATTATTACTAAGAATGTCTATAAAGAGGAACTTATAGAGAAATGCTGTGAGACGTTCTGGAAAGAAAAAATGTTAGAATTAGGAGGCAACTATCAATTATGGTCTAACGCTCCTGAAAATCCGAGTTATAATTAA
- a CDS encoding aminotransferase class IV codes for MINLNGNLIEDSNFITSENRGYKYGDAVFETIKAVHGKLLFWEDHYFRLMASMRIMRMEIPMNFTMEFLESEILKTIEANALLKSSARVRLNVDRGDGGKYLPKLKAISYNISVEALATDFYSISKQDNYTVDLYKDFFVAPGLLSTLKTNNKAINVLGSIYADENGWENCLLLNTNKNVVEALNGNLFVVSGETIKTPPLEDGCLKGIMRKQLIEVIVNSGDYVIEEASISPFELQKADELFLSNVITGIQPILKYRKKEFVTTIAEDIIRRLNIKLRVS; via the coding sequence ATGATAAATCTCAACGGTAATTTAATAGAAGATTCAAATTTTATCACTAGCGAAAATAGAGGTTATAAATATGGCGATGCTGTATTTGAAACTATAAAAGCAGTGCATGGTAAATTGTTGTTTTGGGAAGACCATTATTTCAGACTTATGGCTTCTATGCGTATTATGCGCATGGAAATCCCTATGAACTTTACTATGGAATTCTTAGAGTCCGAAATTTTAAAAACAATTGAAGCCAATGCACTTTTAAAGTCTTCAGCCAGAGTACGATTAAACGTCGATAGAGGAGATGGAGGGAAATATCTTCCAAAACTAAAAGCCATCAGTTATAATATCTCTGTTGAAGCCTTAGCAACTGATTTCTATTCAATATCAAAACAAGACAACTATACTGTCGATTTATATAAAGACTTTTTTGTTGCTCCAGGATTGTTATCTACACTAAAAACAAACAACAAAGCCATTAATGTTTTAGGCAGCATCTATGCTGATGAAAATGGTTGGGAGAATTGTTTATTGTTAAACACCAATAAGAACGTTGTTGAAGCGTTAAACGGAAACCTATTTGTTGTCTCTGGTGAAACCATAAAAACGCCACCTTTAGAAGATGGATGTTTAAAAGGAATCATGAGAAAACAGCTTATAGAAGTGATTGTGAATTCTGGTGATTACGTTATTGAAGAAGCATCTATTTCACCTTTTGAACTACAAAAAGCAGATGAGTTGTTTTTAAGTAATGTCATTACAGGAATTCAGCCCATACTAAAATACCGTAAAAAAGAGTTTGTAACAACAATTGCTGAAGATATTATAAGACGATTAAATATCAAATTAAGAGTATCTTAA
- a CDS encoding START-like domain-containing protein encodes MEDKVKFEMEFPIHASPQLLYQYISTPSGLSEWFSDNVNSRGEVFTFIWDDSEETAKLLSKKSGERIKFRWVTDEEEGDNYFFEIRIQVDEITKDVSIIVTDFTEEDELEEAKMLWDNQISDLKQVLGSA; translated from the coding sequence ATGGAAGATAAAGTCAAGTTCGAAATGGAGTTTCCAATACATGCATCTCCTCAACTTTTATATCAATATATATCAACACCTTCAGGCTTATCCGAATGGTTTTCTGATAATGTAAATTCTAGAGGTGAAGTATTCACTTTTATTTGGGATGACTCTGAAGAAACGGCAAAATTATTGAGTAAAAAAAGTGGTGAACGAATCAAATTTAGATGGGTAACAGATGAAGAGGAAGGCGATAATTACTTCTTCGAAATTAGAATTCAAGTTGATGAAATAACTAAAGACGTGTCTATTATCGTTACAGATTTTACAGAAGAAGATGAATTAGAAGAGGCTAAAATGCTTTGGGATAATCAAATTTCAGATTTAAAACAAGTTTTAGGTTCCGCTTAA